The nucleotide sequence AACTCTGGAGTCTGAGTGAAAGGCATACAGGCTGGGAATCACAATGGTATCCTAGACAAAGAAATCCAAAAGATTTTAGCATTACATAAATTAGTGGGTGTAAAACTTGCACCCACCTTGGGTATCCTGTAGCCCAGCAACTCGGTATCCTCCAGAGCTTTGTGTGGAACATCCGAGGGCACCAGCGTTTCGATGCGGAGACCTTCGCGAACAGTGGCCTCCGTGAAGGGCAGGTTTTTGCGATCTTCCAGCGTGGGCAGTCTTCCGCATCCCACCACCTCTTGGATTTCGGACTGAATCCTATGCAGAACAGCCGGGTATAACATGAGATACTGAATGAGTAGCGACAGCTGGGTACCGATGGCAGTGAAGGCCGGAAAGGAGAAGTCCACCAGGCCCATAATGAACTGATCCCTGTTGAAACCATAGCCAGGAGATCGACGCATCTCCGCTATATAGACATCCATGAAGTTGCGCTCCACACCCTCTTCGTAGCTATCCAAATATCTATCCACAAAGTCTGCAAAGAACTGGCGCACAAATATATTCGATTCACGCAGCTTGTTGTAGCCACTCCATTCGGGCCAAAAATGTCGTATCCAGGGAAGGATGCTCAACATTCTGCCATAGTCATCCGCATTTCTCTGAAACTGCATGCCCATCTTACAGAGCTCCACTAATCTGGCCATTTCCTCACGACTCTGGCACTCGTTGTACAAAATGTGAAAGTGGCAGTTGGCCGAGAAGGGGTTAAAGAGCAGCGGAAGGAGCACGCGGTATCCTCCGGGTTTCACCATTTCGTGCTCATGCGGATACTTCGGTCCGTTGCGGATCATGTCGAGCATGTCGGTCAACTGCTCCTGGATGACCAATTCCAGTTGTTCGAATCGTCGCCCGAAGCCAAAGTCTCGTAGATAGCGCAGGATAAAGCGACGCTGCTCCTTCCACAACGGTCCATCTTGAAAGAAGA is from Drosophila suzukii chromosome 3, CBGP_Dsuzu_IsoJpt1.0, whole genome shotgun sequence and encodes:
- the Cyp304a1 gene encoding probable cytochrome P450 304a1, with the translated sequence MITAILLAVCTAVFLFLSYRYAVGRPCGFPPGPPRIPMFGSYLFMLLINFKYLHKAALTLSRWYKSDIIGLYVGPFPVAIVHSSEGVRQILNNKVFDGRPQLYVAAMRDPGQDVRGIFFQDGPLWKEQRRFILRYLRDFGFGRRFEQLELVIQEQLTDMLDMIRNGPKYPHEHEMVKPGGYRVLLPLLFNPFSANCHFHILYNECQSREEMARLVELCKMGMQFQRNADDYGRMLSILPWIRHFWPEWSGYNKLRESNIFVRQFFADFVDRYLDSYEEGVERNFMDVYIAEMRRSPGYGFNRDQFIMGLVDFSFPAFTAIGTQLSLLIQYLMLYPAVLHRIQSEIQEVVGCGRLPTLEDRKNLPFTEATVREGLRIETLVPSDVPHKALEDTELLGYRIPKDTIVIPSLYAFHSDSRVWSDPENFRPERFLDSQGKLSLKLDVSLPFGAGKRLCAGETFARNMLFLMTATMCQQFDFVLGPNDRLPDLSQNLNGLIISPPDFWVQLKDRHCT